In Papaver somniferum cultivar HN1 unplaced genomic scaffold, ASM357369v1 unplaced-scaffold_114, whole genome shotgun sequence, a genomic segment contains:
- the LOC113328864 gene encoding tryptamine hydroxycinnamoyltransferase 2-like, whose translation MVRGLDIEVLPFHDRLAVSRPRNPPKVEFDHGSTEFKKTSINPDTTPMVPSSSLETLTVNYPVEFINKLKVMVNNNSNQRYSTFACLLSHVWKKVTQVRGLGLEESSHVRVAGNGRTRISEPAVPKEYFGNLVLGAFPRLKVKELLNESHAYVAQAIRHEVNSVNDRYFKSFIDFGAGSR comes from the coding sequence ATGGTTCGTGGTCTTGACATAGAAGTACTTCCTTTTCATGATCGGCTTGCTGTTTCTCGACCAAGAAACCCACCTAAAGTTGAATTTGATCATGGATCAACTGAGTTCAAAAAGACTTCAATTAATCCCGATACTACCCCAATGGTCCCTTCATCTTCACTTGAAACATTGACTGTCAATTACCCGGTTGAGTTTATAAACAAGCTTAAAGTTATGGTAAATAATAACTCGAACCAAAGATACAGCACTTTTGCGTGTTTGCTTTCGCATGTATGGAAGAAGGTAACTCAAGTTAGAGGACTTGGCTTAGAAGAGTCAAGTCACGTGAGAGTAGCAGGGAATGGAAGAACACGAATATCTGAACCAGCAGTACCCAAGGAGTATTTTGGTAACTTGGTACTTGGGGCTTTTCCAAGATTGAAGGTGAAGGAACTATTAAATGAGAGTCATGCATATGTCGCCCAAGCGATCCGTCACGAAGTTAATTCTGTCAATGATAGGTACTTCAAATCATTTATCGATTTTGGAGCAGGATCAAGGTGA